A portion of the Candidatus Hinthialibacter antarcticus genome contains these proteins:
- a CDS encoding sulfatase-like hydrolase/transferase, producing MDTISRRSFIQSAVAAMTAPNAFSSACKPNIIVILADDLGYGDLGCYGNTEIQTPHLDSLAKGGLRFTDFHSSCPVCSPTRAGLLTGRYQQRCRVPGVVTVAKHRDRGLPPSEITFAERLRDTGYATGVFGKWHLGYQNQFNPTRQGFDRFRGYVSGNVDYISHIDQGGVADWWENGRLAPEEGYSTHLITQHSVQFIEDNHAQPFCLYVAHESPHYPYQAPSDTADRTVGGTFNSHGSRQDKKSAYKTMIEEMDKGVGEILAALKKYHLEEDTFVFFFSDNGATKVGSNGDLRAWKGTLWEGGHRVPAMAYWPGRIQPGVIDDTTISLDIFPTLLTLGGAEAPIDRPIDGRDLSPILFDGESVPTRKLFWSYNKQRAVRDGDWKLVITKKLNKDEIELFNLKNDPSEANNLASKRPQQVQSLLSDLAAWEKDVMPDDLVW from the coding sequence ATGGACACGATTTCACGACGTTCTTTCATTCAAAGCGCGGTGGCGGCGATGACGGCGCCCAATGCGTTTAGTTCAGCCTGTAAGCCGAACATCATCGTCATTCTGGCGGATGATTTGGGTTATGGCGATTTGGGTTGCTACGGCAATACCGAAATACAAACGCCTCATTTAGACTCACTCGCCAAGGGCGGCTTGCGCTTCACTGATTTTCATTCCAGTTGTCCGGTATGCAGCCCGACCCGCGCAGGCTTACTCACAGGGCGATACCAACAACGCTGCCGCGTCCCCGGCGTCGTAACCGTCGCCAAACATCGTGATAGAGGGCTGCCGCCCAGTGAGATCACTTTTGCCGAACGCCTGCGTGACACCGGCTATGCGACCGGGGTATTCGGCAAATGGCACTTGGGCTATCAGAATCAATTCAACCCGACCCGGCAAGGCTTTGACCGCTTTCGCGGTTATGTCAGCGGCAACGTCGATTACATCTCGCATATCGACCAGGGCGGCGTCGCCGACTGGTGGGAGAACGGACGCCTCGCCCCGGAAGAAGGGTATTCGACTCATCTCATCACGCAACATTCCGTACAATTTATTGAAGACAACCACGCTCAACCGTTTTGTCTGTATGTCGCGCACGAGTCGCCCCACTACCCCTATCAAGCACCTAGTGACACAGCAGACCGAACTGTCGGCGGCACGTTTAACTCGCATGGTTCGCGCCAAGACAAAAAAAGCGCTTACAAAACAATGATCGAAGAGATGGACAAGGGCGTAGGAGAAATTTTAGCCGCGCTAAAAAAATACCATCTCGAAGAAGACACATTCGTCTTCTTCTTCTCTGACAATGGCGCAACCAAGGTCGGCTCAAACGGCGATTTAAGAGCATGGAAAGGTACGCTGTGGGAAGGCGGCCATCGCGTACCCGCCATGGCGTACTGGCCGGGACGCATTCAACCCGGCGTGATCGACGACACAACCATCAGCCTCGATATCTTCCCAACGCTGCTCACGCTTGGCGGCGCAGAAGCCCCAATCGACCGCCCCATTGATGGACGAGACTTATCGCCAATTCTATTCGATGGAGAATCTGTCCCCACCCGCAAACTGTTTTGGTCGTACAACAAACAACGCGCGGTTCGAGACGGCGATTGGAAACTGGTTATTACAAAAAAACTGAACAAAGACGAAATCGAATTATTTAATTTAAAAAACGACCCAAGTGAAGCGAACAACTTGGCATCGAAACGCCCTCAACAAGTCCAGTCTCTACTGAGCGATCTCGCCGCCTGGGAAAAAGACGTCATGCCAGACGATCTTGTCTGGTAA